DNA from Evansella sp. LMS18:
TAACTGGTACGTCCCGATTTCATTGCCTTCGACGATCAGGGTTACCGGGTATTCTTCAGGGCAGCATGTCCTCATATAACCTCCCCCTTTCTTTTATTTAAATCTGTTAATATTAAATTAATAACTATCTAAATGGTATATTAGACAAAAGTAAATTTCTGTGACCTTCTTCACATCTGCAAATCTTTAAATTTTCTTTTCATGTCTCTTTCTCAGAAGCTGAAATTTACTCCCTGTTCAACATCTCAATCTTGAATCCCTTCATGTACCTAGGGTTCTGGCGTTTTTTTGAATGCAGCATTCGTAGCGGCCGGCTCGAAAAAGTTTAGATTTTACATAAGTAACCAAAAAAACATTCACAATTTGTTCATTTAAAAACTAATGTTTATCACTGAAACATATTAAAGGAGCGGACAGATGGAGAAAAAACATAAATCTCTTATTTTTACATCAATGCTTATCCTTTTCAGCGGAGCTGCTGTTCTGTTATTAAACAGCACAATTTTTGAGGAAACTACGAAGAGTTATACAGCTATGGAGCATAATGGAGTTTCCCATACAAGAACTCTCCCTGAGGTTCCCTATCTTGTTACGGAAAGCAATCCGGCCAGGGCGGGGCATGCGGAACAGGTCAGGGAAAAGTGGGCGGGGACAGAAATTGAGCCGGCCCAGTGGGGAGAACAGGTTACAGGGGTTAAGAACAGGATGGCCACAGAAGAAAAAGTCCTCACACTGACACTGGATGCTTGCGGTGGACCATACGGAAGCGGTTATGATGAGGAGCTTATAGATTTCCTGCGTGAAGAAGAAATCCCGGCTGTATTGTTTGTTAACGCCCGCTGGATTTCTGAAAACGAAGCTGTTTTCCTGGAACTCAGCGAGGATGATCTTTTTACGATTGAAAACCATGGTACAGAACACCTCCCACTCTCTGTTTCCAGCGGTACGGCGTGGGGAATTAAAGGCACAGGCGGGGCAGAGGAAGTGATTGATGAAGTGATGGAAAATCAGGAACTGATCTACTCTTTAACAGGAATCTGGCCATCCTTTTTCCGTTCAGGCACGGCTTACTATGATGAAGCAGCCGTCCAGATAGTTAATGACCTTGGTCTTGAAGCAGTCAATTACGATATTCTTGGAGACGCAGGAGCAACATATACAAGCTCCCAGGTTAAAGAGGCTCTGCTTACCGCAGAGGCAGGATCGATTGCGTTGCTGCATATGAATCAGCCTGGGAGCGGTACTGCAGAGGGGGTTATGGAGGCAGTGCCTCTTCTGCAGGAAAGAGGGTTTGAATTTGTTCATCTTGGGGATTATGAGCTGGAAGAATAATTAATGGAAAAACGGAAGCGGCTGGCTTTTCAGGTGGTAGCAGTTCCGGCTGAAAGTGTGCAAGACTTCTTGCGTCCCTTGAGTTGTATGGTTGCCCCTGCTCAAGGGATGCAAGGCCTTCTTG
Protein-coding regions in this window:
- a CDS encoding polysaccharide deacetylase family protein, which translates into the protein MEKKHKSLIFTSMLILFSGAAVLLLNSTIFEETTKSYTAMEHNGVSHTRTLPEVPYLVTESNPARAGHAEQVREKWAGTEIEPAQWGEQVTGVKNRMATEEKVLTLTLDACGGPYGSGYDEELIDFLREEEIPAVLFVNARWISENEAVFLELSEDDLFTIENHGTEHLPLSVSSGTAWGIKGTGGAEEVIDEVMENQELIYSLTGIWPSFFRSGTAYYDEAAVQIVNDLGLEAVNYDILGDAGATYTSSQVKEALLTAEAGSIALLHMNQPGSGTAEGVMEAVPLLQERGFEFVHLGDYELEE